A stretch of Labilibaculum sp. DW002 DNA encodes these proteins:
- a CDS encoding phosphoribosyltransferase family protein, with product MEYRNISDLNQTILKRLDVLPRDFDLIVGIPRSGMLPANLLALYLNKPYTDIDSFLNGHIYKAGERGQFFDIKEFKKVLVVDDSIASGSAMKKSQKRLEEVAENFDLKYCAIYVVPGKEKLVDYYFESVALPRYFQWNVFNHTTLEKACFDIDGVLCVDPTEEQNDDGEIYTDFVLNAPPLYIPGAKIGTIVTSRLEKYRKETEIWLDKHNVKYNKLVMLDLPNKEARQKANSHGQHKAKTYASEPYVLMIESDLGQSIEINRLTKKPVLCTANFEMIFDSQSLKYNIKSGKYFPFLRKIALKVRDKIRNN from the coding sequence ATGGAATACAGGAATATATCAGATTTAAATCAGACCATACTTAAAAGGTTAGATGTGCTACCGCGCGATTTTGATTTAATAGTTGGCATCCCTAGAAGTGGCATGCTTCCTGCAAATTTATTAGCGCTTTACCTTAATAAACCTTATACGGATATTGATTCATTTTTAAATGGTCATATATATAAAGCTGGAGAACGAGGACAGTTTTTCGATATCAAAGAATTTAAAAAAGTTCTTGTTGTTGATGATAGCATTGCGTCAGGTTCAGCAATGAAGAAAAGTCAGAAAAGGCTGGAAGAAGTAGCGGAAAATTTCGATTTAAAATACTGTGCTATTTATGTTGTTCCAGGAAAAGAAAAATTGGTCGATTATTATTTTGAATCAGTGGCTTTGCCTAGATATTTTCAATGGAATGTATTTAATCATACCACGCTTGAAAAGGCTTGTTTTGATATTGATGGTGTACTTTGTGTGGATCCAACAGAAGAGCAAAATGATGATGGAGAAATATATACAGATTTTGTATTGAATGCTCCGCCATTGTATATTCCTGGTGCTAAAATTGGAACCATTGTAACATCACGTCTCGAGAAATATAGAAAAGAAACCGAGATTTGGTTGGACAAACACAATGTGAAGTACAACAAGCTTGTTATGCTCGACCTTCCAAATAAAGAGGCACGACAAAAAGCAAATAGTCATGGACAACACAAGGCTAAAACATATGCTTCTGAACCCTACGTTTTAATGATTGAAAGTGATTTGGGTCAATCAATAGAAATAAATCGCCTGACCAAAAAACCAGTTTTGTGTACTGCAAATTTTGAAATGATTTTTGATTCGCAATCACTTAAGTACAATATTAAAAGTGGGAAGTATTTTCCTTTCTTAAGAAAAATTGCTTTAAAAGTCAGGGATAAAATACGTAACAATTAA
- a CDS encoding nitroreductase family protein produces the protein MASFKEKIKNLLPQKLMYMYYLNTAKKASMYDLRRRVHDKVYNDSHIEKVKRDLALAYHIVEKGLTMPEPRPGFGKAVVFSLIGTVEKYQNLNLPLEDMEFVQSVSVLKEYLEFHQEINFKLDEALEKKLTDLNEKFKNVEGLKQIKITRKEFFGDKNKSFDQFCKSRYSVRNYTKEEVPLPLLYECIDLAQRSPSFCNRQPNRVHIVKSKEQKEGILNIQNGNRGFGHLAETLLVITSVVSTTKDIHERFENHLNGGLFSMTLLNALHFNEIGACSLNWSVSDDKDMKLREVIEVPENEVVLMIIACGYLPEEFAIASSPRKTAREITVAH, from the coding sequence ATGGCATCATTTAAAGAAAAAATAAAGAATCTGCTACCTCAAAAGTTGATGTACATGTATTATCTAAATACTGCCAAGAAGGCTAGTATGTACGATTTAAGAAGACGTGTACATGATAAGGTGTATAATGATTCACATATCGAAAAAGTGAAACGAGATTTAGCTCTTGCTTATCACATTGTTGAGAAAGGACTTACTATGCCTGAACCACGTCCAGGATTTGGTAAAGCGGTTGTGTTCAGTTTGATCGGTACTGTTGAGAAATATCAAAATCTGAATCTTCCACTTGAAGATATGGAGTTTGTACAATCAGTTTCCGTACTAAAAGAATATTTGGAATTCCATCAAGAAATCAATTTTAAGCTAGATGAAGCTTTAGAAAAAAAGCTAACGGATTTAAACGAGAAATTTAAAAATGTAGAAGGATTAAAACAGATAAAGATTACAAGGAAAGAATTTTTTGGAGATAAGAATAAGTCTTTTGATCAATTTTGTAAATCAAGGTATTCAGTTCGTAATTATACAAAAGAAGAAGTGCCTTTGCCATTGTTGTATGAATGTATTGATTTAGCTCAACGATCTCCTTCGTTTTGTAATCGTCAACCTAATAGAGTGCACATCGTAAAATCGAAGGAGCAGAAGGAAGGAATTTTAAACATTCAAAATGGCAATCGTGGTTTTGGACATTTGGCAGAAACCCTTTTGGTTATTACTTCTGTAGTATCAACAACTAAAGATATTCATGAGAGATTTGAAAATCATTTAAATGGTGGGTTGTTTAGTATGACTCTTCTAAATGCATTGCATTTTAATGAGATTGGAGCTTGCTCGCTAAATTGGAGTGTTTCTGATGATAAGGATATGAAATTGCGTGAGGTGATTGAAGTTCCTGAAAATGAGGTGGTATTGATGATCATTGCCTGTGGTTATCTGCCAGAGGAATTTGCGATAGCTTCATCGCCTAGAAAAACTGCAAGAGAAATAACTGTTGCGCATTAA
- a CDS encoding O-antigen ligase family protein, producing the protein MDNTFDKKHGHELLKKPQFFFGMLLIMSLLGYVVAKGGVVSGIGILAMPIVISYVYLIFAIPNTGIIGIYILNFVAIGIVRYVKGVPLGLTIDAQFLLIYLALFFKTFFHKIPWANAKNDLVLLAAIWYGYALVQLVNPEAASRIAWFYAMRSVSLYMLFTVPLIFILFHKKKDLELLFKIWAILSILATIKGIAQKMFGVDAFEQAWLDAGNASTHLLFGKLRVFSFYSDAGQFGAAQGHAGVVFILLALSQKRSRRLKIFYIIAGVLGLYGLMISGTRGAIAVPVMGFALYTVLQKKTKLVLMGAIMGISVLVFFKYTTIAQGNPTVRRMRTAFDPNNPSLQVRLANQRKLKSYLASRPLGGGIGSAGNWGLRFTPHTFLANTATDSWYVMIWAEQGVIGLWLHLFILFYILTKSVYMIMFKLKDEEIKGMLSPLVCGFFGIMAASYGNGVLGQMPTGLLIYSSMGYLFLGTKLEKENLAIKAKEQLELAQCNK; encoded by the coding sequence ATGGATAACACTTTTGATAAAAAACATGGTCATGAGCTTCTAAAAAAGCCTCAATTTTTCTTCGGCATGCTGCTAATTATGTCGCTGCTAGGATATGTTGTGGCTAAGGGAGGTGTGGTTTCCGGTATCGGAATCTTGGCTATGCCTATTGTTATCAGTTATGTCTATCTTATTTTTGCAATTCCGAATACAGGAATAATAGGTATTTATATTTTAAATTTTGTTGCCATTGGAATTGTTCGATATGTGAAAGGAGTTCCACTGGGTTTAACTATCGATGCCCAGTTTCTATTGATATATCTTGCACTTTTTTTCAAGACTTTTTTCCACAAAATACCATGGGCTAATGCTAAAAATGATTTAGTCTTATTAGCAGCTATATGGTATGGCTATGCTTTGGTACAGTTAGTGAATCCTGAGGCTGCAAGTCGTATTGCCTGGTTTTATGCAATGCGATCTGTCTCTTTGTATATGCTTTTTACGGTTCCTTTAATTTTCATTCTTTTTCATAAAAAAAAGGATCTAGAATTACTCTTCAAAATTTGGGCTATTCTATCAATTTTAGCAACAATAAAAGGCATTGCCCAAAAGATGTTTGGAGTAGATGCTTTTGAACAAGCTTGGCTTGATGCGGGGAATGCAAGTACGCATCTTTTATTTGGCAAACTTAGGGTGTTTTCATTCTATTCTGATGCTGGTCAATTTGGAGCAGCTCAAGGACATGCTGGCGTTGTATTTATTCTGTTAGCACTAAGTCAGAAGCGATCTCGGCGATTAAAAATATTTTATATTATTGCAGGTGTACTTGGCTTGTATGGTTTAATGATATCGGGAACAAGAGGAGCAATTGCTGTTCCTGTAATGGGCTTTGCATTGTATACCGTTTTGCAGAAAAAAACAAAGCTGGTTCTTATGGGGGCAATAATGGGAATTAGTGTTTTGGTTTTTTTTAAATACACCACCATTGCACAAGGAAATCCTACGGTACGAAGAATGCGTACAGCATTCGATCCTAATAATCCATCGCTTCAGGTTCGCCTAGCAAACCAAAGAAAACTAAAATCATATTTGGCTTCTAGACCGCTTGGAGGAGGTATTGGTTCTGCTGGAAATTGGGGCCTAAGATTTACACCACATACATTTTTAGCAAATACAGCAACGGATAGCTGGTATGTTATGATTTGGGCAGAGCAGGGCGTTATTGGCCTTTGGTTGCACCTGTTTATTTTGTTTTATATTCTAACCAAATCGGTTTATATGATCATGTTTAAATTAAAAGATGAGGAAATAAAAGGAATGCTAAGTCCTCTGGTCTGTGGATTTTTTGGAATTATGGCAGCCTCTTATGGCAATGGAGTGCTAGGGCAAATGCCAACAGGATTGCTAATTTATTCGAGTATGGGTTATCTCTTTTTAGGTACGAAATTAGAAAAAGAGAATTTGGCAATCAAGGCAAAAGAACAACTTGAATTAGCGCAATGCAACAAGTAA
- a CDS encoding glycosyltransferase, which translates to MSNKKNIVCVSNTTWEGFYTKSTVQLVSLLAKSNNLLFVEYPFTIKDLIFTLMGKGRAPVARMLGLKSRLVKKNSTFNTEVNHLVLPPLLPFAFFKNEKLYQFFLNLNSFFYARSIKRALRKLNMTKPVSVNAYNAIYGNALLNKIGEKLNIYYCYDGPDVRRYGDRAIVSDHSFAENVDGVITTSDFLAESMNHLNPQTKVVKNGVDFQVFNKSAKSSLRGAVKKKVGYIGSLDHRFDLETVEYTIQQLADYEFEFVGDLMNKKIHEVLAHYPNVTFLPPVKPHEVPDLLKDCDVGLIPYLCTEYTKNIYPLKINEYLSVGVPVVLTSFAHLPEFDGVANFTTTKEAFCEAIKSEIELDTEAKIKERIEYAKGTSWESRAVDFEKIIDGFLIESNKNN; encoded by the coding sequence ATGAGTAACAAAAAAAATATTGTTTGTGTATCAAATACTACATGGGAAGGTTTTTATACTAAATCAACAGTGCAATTGGTTTCCTTACTTGCGAAATCTAATAATCTGCTCTTTGTAGAATATCCTTTTACCATTAAAGATTTGATTTTTACCTTAATGGGAAAGGGAAGAGCTCCTGTTGCTAGAATGTTAGGTCTAAAAAGCCGCTTGGTTAAAAAGAATTCTACATTTAACACAGAAGTAAATCATTTGGTTTTACCTCCTCTGCTTCCATTTGCATTTTTTAAAAATGAGAAGTTATATCAGTTCTTTTTAAATCTCAATAGCTTTTTTTATGCAAGATCTATTAAAAGAGCTTTGCGAAAACTAAATATGACAAAGCCTGTTTCCGTAAATGCCTACAATGCCATTTATGGTAATGCATTGCTTAATAAAATCGGTGAAAAACTCAATATTTACTATTGCTATGATGGACCAGATGTGAGAAGATATGGTGACAGAGCCATTGTTTCAGATCATTCCTTTGCCGAAAATGTGGATGGTGTAATTACAACGTCTGATTTTTTAGCCGAGTCTATGAATCATCTTAATCCTCAAACGAAGGTGGTTAAGAATGGAGTAGATTTTCAAGTATTTAATAAATCAGCAAAAAGTTCTTTAAGAGGAGCCGTAAAAAAGAAAGTTGGATACATTGGAAGTCTTGATCATCGCTTTGACCTAGAAACCGTAGAATATACAATTCAGCAATTGGCTGATTATGAATTCGAGTTTGTAGGTGATTTAATGAATAAGAAAATTCATGAGGTATTGGCTCATTATCCTAATGTTACTTTTTTACCACCGGTTAAACCTCACGAAGTTCCTGATCTTTTAAAGGATTGTGATGTTGGTTTGATTCCTTATTTGTGCACCGAATACACAAAAAATATTTATCCATTAAAGATTAATGAATATTTATCGGTTGGGGTTCCTGTAGTTCTTACCTCTTTTGCTCACCTACCTGAATTTGATGGGGTAGCTAATTTTACGACTACTAAAGAAGCATTTTGTGAGGCGATTAAATCTGAGATTGAGTTGGATACGGAAGCTAAAATTAAGGAGAGAATAGAATATGCTAAAGGAACTTCTTGGGAAAGTAGAGCGGTAGATTTCGAGAAAATTATAGATGGTTTTCTAATAGAATCAAACAAGAATAACTGA
- a CDS encoding lipopolysaccharide biosynthesis protein yields the protein MKVNQLKVGAILSYVVMGLSNVVGLLYTPYMLRMMGQSEYGLYSLVASVVAYLTILDLGFGNTIIRYTAKFRSEGKTEEQYSMFGMFILLYGAIGFIVLVLGMVLYFNIESIYGGTLTADELDKVHTLVLLMVFNLVFTFPVSIFGSIVTAYEKFIFQKVIQVVRIILNTGIMIALLEMGYRAIGMVVLITIFNVTTQLVNLWYCKYKIKIKIYFKKFEWKFFKELAGYSFYIFLGAIINRLYWSSGQLVLGANVGTAAVAIFAVGIQLEQMYMGFSTAISGVFLPKVTAMVSQSKSDKEISDLFIRTGRIQFIVMSFILAGFILFGKQFIHLWAGANYADTYLITLLFFIPLTIPLIQNLGIIILEARNRIKFRALVYICIAAFSVALQLILVDTYGGIGCAIAICAGLVLGHLVVMNIYYYKKQEIDIPKFWKEIGKMSISPLVIGLLTYVILQSIELDTVVSLASGIILFAIIYIPVFWFTSMNQYERDLLYKPVMGVVSRFKSLR from the coding sequence ATGAAGGTAAATCAATTAAAGGTTGGTGCAATATTATCCTATGTAGTAATGGGCTTAAGCAATGTCGTTGGATTGCTTTATACTCCTTACATGCTTCGTATGATGGGGCAAAGTGAGTATGGTCTATATTCATTGGTGGCATCGGTAGTTGCTTACCTTACAATTCTTGATTTGGGTTTTGGAAATACTATAATTAGATACACTGCTAAGTTTCGTTCCGAGGGAAAAACAGAAGAACAGTATTCCATGTTTGGAATGTTTATTCTTCTTTATGGTGCGATAGGTTTCATTGTTTTAGTGCTGGGAATGGTTTTGTATTTTAATATTGAATCGATATACGGTGGCACCTTAACAGCTGATGAATTGGATAAGGTCCATACATTGGTCTTGTTAATGGTTTTTAATCTGGTTTTTACTTTTCCAGTAAGTATTTTCGGTTCGATTGTAACGGCTTACGAGAAGTTTATTTTTCAAAAGGTTATACAGGTTGTTCGAATTATTTTGAATACGGGAATTATGATTGCCTTATTGGAAATGGGATATCGTGCGATTGGTATGGTTGTATTAATAACCATCTTTAATGTCACTACTCAGTTGGTTAATTTATGGTATTGTAAATATAAAATCAAAATTAAAATATACTTCAAAAAATTCGAGTGGAAATTTTTTAAAGAGCTTGCCGGTTATTCATTTTATATTTTTCTAGGAGCTATTATTAATCGTCTTTATTGGAGTTCGGGACAATTGGTTTTAGGAGCTAATGTAGGTACTGCAGCCGTTGCAATATTTGCTGTAGGAATCCAGTTAGAACAGATGTATATGGGCTTTTCAACTGCCATTTCGGGTGTTTTTCTGCCGAAAGTTACAGCAATGGTTAGTCAATCGAAATCAGATAAAGAAATATCCGACTTGTTTATACGAACAGGTAGAATTCAGTTCATTGTAATGTCTTTTATATTAGCTGGATTTATTCTCTTTGGGAAACAGTTTATTCACTTGTGGGCGGGTGCAAATTACGCGGATACTTACTTAATTACTTTGTTGTTTTTTATACCACTAACCATTCCATTAATTCAAAATTTGGGAATAATTATTTTAGAAGCACGCAACAGAATTAAGTTTCGAGCTTTAGTATATATCTGTATAGCTGCATTTAGTGTCGCATTGCAACTGATTCTTGTTGATACATATGGAGGTATTGGATGTGCTATTGCAATTTGTGCTGGATTGGTTCTTGGTCACCTTGTGGTTATGAATATCTATTATTATAAAAAGCAGGAAATTGATATTCCTAAATTTTGGAAAGAAATTGGGAAAATGTCTATTTCTCCATTGGTTATAGGGCTTCTTACTTATGTAATTTTACAAAGTATAGAACTTGATACCGTTGTTAGTCTTGCTTCTGGAATTATTTTGTTTGCAATAATTTACATTCCTGTTTTTTGGTTTACATCAATGAATCAGTACGAAAGAGATTTATTATACAAACCAGTAATGGGTGTTGTCTCACGCTTCAAATCTTTGAGATAG
- a CDS encoding polysaccharide pyruvyl transferase family protein, with product MKIGIITLPFNWNYGGILQTYALQLALKKLGHDSYTINRNTEPMSLKLKILSFTRRVILKNLFGKDVVVRTWPTKQEEKEIRQHTDRFINENIQLTELLNTEADFKNIASYQFKAYVTGSDQVWRPKYSPIMENHFLKFLGSDKETKRVAYAASFGVDNWEYSPSQTKNCAKLAQQFNAISVREDSGVELCKDQLGVKATVCLDPTMLIEKEEYVKLVEKDQIPQLPGTLLNYILDLTPDKKKILDQVTDELNIKPVSIMPKGIFREMGKQRLKDCICPPVTNWLRGFMDAEFVVTDSFHGTVFSIIFNKPFIAIGNVKRGVTRFSSLLKILGLEDRLVLKYDESILDKIKTPINYEEVNKVLVEKKKEAYDFLESSLASN from the coding sequence ATGAAAATTGGAATTATTACTTTACCCTTTAATTGGAATTATGGCGGAATTTTACAGACCTATGCTTTGCAATTAGCTTTAAAGAAATTAGGACATGATTCTTATACCATTAATAGAAATACAGAACCAATGTCTTTGAAATTAAAGATCTTGTCGTTTACAAGACGCGTAATTTTAAAAAATTTATTTGGAAAAGATGTTGTTGTTCGAACCTGGCCTACAAAACAGGAAGAAAAAGAAATTAGACAACATACGGATCGTTTTATAAATGAGAATATTCAATTAACAGAATTGCTAAATACCGAAGCTGATTTTAAAAACATAGCTTCTTATCAATTTAAAGCATACGTTACAGGTAGTGACCAAGTATGGCGACCTAAATATTCGCCAATAATGGAAAATCATTTTTTGAAATTTTTGGGTTCCGACAAAGAGACTAAGCGTGTTGCATACGCAGCATCTTTTGGTGTTGATAATTGGGAGTATTCACCAAGTCAGACTAAGAATTGTGCAAAATTGGCTCAGCAATTTAATGCGATTTCAGTTCGTGAAGATTCAGGTGTTGAATTGTGTAAAGATCAATTAGGTGTCAAAGCTACTGTATGTTTGGATCCTACGATGCTAATCGAGAAGGAAGAATATGTTAAGCTGGTAGAAAAGGATCAAATTCCTCAGTTGCCAGGTACACTTTTAAATTATATTTTGGATTTGACTCCAGATAAAAAGAAAATTCTTGATCAAGTAACCGACGAGTTAAATATTAAACCTGTTTCAATCATGCCAAAAGGTATTTTTCGAGAAATGGGTAAGCAGCGACTAAAAGATTGTATTTGTCCTCCTGTAACCAATTGGTTAAGAGGATTTATGGATGCGGAATTTGTTGTGACAGATTCATTTCATGGAACCGTTTTTTCAATCATTTTTAATAAGCCATTTATTGCAATTGGAAATGTAAAAAGGGGAGTAACTCGCTTTAGTTCACTTCTAAAAATACTCGGATTAGAGGATCGCTTGGTATTAAAATACGATGAAAGTATACTTGATAAAATCAAAACTCCGATTAATTATGAAGAAGTAAACAAGGTTTTGGTTGAGAAGAAAAAAGAAGCCTACGATTTTTTAGAAAGTTCATTAGCTAGTAATTAA